TGGGCCGACGGCGGGCCCGGTCGACGCATCGCCCTCGATCGACCAGGCCATCAACGCCGGCTATCCGTGGCTCGAAATCAAATGCTCGCGGTGCAAGACACCGCGCGCGGTCGCGCCTAGCTGCGCTGCGCCACGTTCCGACCACCAACGTGCGCGATCTCGCCGGTCGCCTGCGCTGCGTGAAGTGCAGTACGGCGGGCAAGCGGCCGGCCGCGGAGCTGCTGCAGCTGTGGCGGCGCTGCCCGACCGGAGATGCGACGTGACCGAGCTCACGCGCCGGCGCGACCGAGCCGCAGCCGGGCAGAAATGGAACATCCTCTATAGCGCGTCGTCGTTGGCTCAATCGGGCTGCGCACCGGCGCACCGAACCATGCCGATCAGTGGGAATGGAATGCGGCTTTCATCCGGGCTGCGACCGGTCGAGCGGAGGCCCGGCCGCGACCTTTCAAGAAGCGCGCGCGGCGTTCGAAGTGGCATGGGGCGAGTTGCTGCCGCCCCTAACCAAAGCGAATTTCCAGGCCTGGCGCGATCATCGCGATTGGATCGCGCGCAAGCAGGCCATGTGGGACAGCGGCGAAAAGCTGCCTTCTCAACTGCCGTCGTCGCTGATGCGCTGTCCCTGCGGCGCGACGTTTGATAGCCACCGTCCCGCCGAAAGCCAGATTTACACCCCTCACATCTATGCTGCACAAAGGCGGGATGGAATTCGACGATGAAGATGAAGGAAGACCGGCGCTGGGCGGACCCGGAGAAAGGCTGCCCGCCGGATCATGGAGCACGCCCGCGCCTTTGAACCGACCCAGGACGACCGGATCTACATTGAGACGATCAACTATCCGATGATCTACCAGGACAAAGGCGACGCCGGCCGAGTACTGGGCCGGCTTGCAGTACGCCAAGGAGCGGGACGTTCGTGAGGATGCTGCAGCCGGGCAAAGACCTGTTCGCCTGAGTTGTCGGTTGTGCTGCTGCGCAAGTAGGCTGAGAGGTTCCTTGCAACCTCTAGCTATCCGGAGCATTGTCTAAACATCACCGGCCAAGGCTCTGCCCGTAGGCGCCGGTGGCTGAGAGACCGATCGCGCTCCCGCCTGCAGGCTTAAGGAGCGCCATGCTTGAACAGCCCCATTTCGATCCCTATTCGATTCCGGCGCGTGTCTGTCTCGCTATCGCGATTTTCGGCGGTTCCTTGCTTATTGCAGTGCTGTTGCTGACCGCTCTCATTGCGCACTAGGACCGCGCCTCAAATGTAAGTGCGCGGCCTATAGCGCGACAATCAGGGGTTCTTCCGCATATTTGGTGCAGCATAGGTTGCCCGGTCGTTTTCAAGCAGCCAGGAGGACGCGTCGACGCAATAGCGGGTAGCTTGCCCGGCCATACATTTGTCGTTTGATGGCTTTGATCCTGCTGATCTGACCTTCGACCGGACTGGTTGTCCAGGAGGTAGTTATTGCCGCTCGGACCGCATCGATGTCGCGCGCGATGCCGTTGGCGAAGCTCCTCAGCTCGCTGTTGGCCGCTTGTGTGATCCATTCATCGAGCGCGACGATGTCGCTACCGCTGAGAAGGGAGACAAACTGCTTCGCCAGCTCGGCCGCCGTGGCGAGTTCCGGAGCTTGCGCAAACAGGTGGCCGAGGAATAGCTTGGCTTCAGCATCGATTTGATCTGGATCCTGGCTCAAATACCAAGCACAGCGACGACGCGTGGGAGCTTTCCAAGTCGAGTGCGATTGTGCTGCTCCAGCTGCGTCTTGTGCACGCCTGTCAGCAGCCCATCGCGCGACGGTCACCCGACTTCCGGCATAACCCTGTTGCTGAAGCTCCCGCCAAAGCTGTTGGCCCACCTGGCAGCCAGAGACCCACCGCCCTTCGAGCCATGCCTCGAAAGGCGCGAGAAGATGTGAGGGTCTGTGAGGCCGCGAATGCTCCGGCTCGCCGCCAGCGGCAAGCCAGCGCTGAACAGTGCGCCTGTCGACGCCAAGCAGTTGGGCGATCCTGGATGTCGGGAAACCTTTCTCGCGTAGGCGACAGATTTCATCCCAGCGCTCGCGTCGCGCGGACTTTCGATCCGCCCGCAACTGTGCAAGGCCGGGCGGCGGCCTGACGGTCTGCGCGCGTTGCGCGGAGGCCATGATTTGCACGGCGGCGGCCACGTTGTGACGATGGCGGGCGACCGCGTGGCGCAGGGCCTCACCTAGGCTGTTGAGCAGGTGCCAGCGGTCCGCTACCTGCACCGCGTCGGGCGCGCCGCAGCGCGCACCATCGGCATAAAGTCCCGCACGATCGCGCGCGACGACCTTGATCCCCGGCCAGCGCTTCAGCCAGTTCGCAACACTGTCGGCGTTACGATCGGGAAGCAGATCGAGCACGCAATTGCGCTCCAGATCGCAGATGATCGTTCCATATCGCTGGCCACGACGCCAAGCCCAATCATCGATGCCGACGACGCTCGGGGCAACGAAATCCGGCAGCGGAGCCAAGTGAATCATTCGGAGCAAGGTGTCGCCACTGACCGGCATGGCTAGTTTGCGCGACAGGCGCGAGCCCGGCTCACCGCCGACCGCAAAGCCGATTGCCAGTTGGCTCTCGCCGAGGCGGGTTGTGCGCCTTGCTTTCGGCCGCGCCGTCGCCGGTAGCCGCTCGGTGAATATTCGACGCGGGCATTGCGGATTTGCGCATCGAAACAGTCGCGCGTGCAGCCGGATTTCGACAACCCGACCCTGCCAGGGCAGATCAGCTAAGCGTCGCACGTAATGGCTGTGGACGCGATCCGTCTGGCAGCCGCAACAAGGACAGAGCGAGACCGCTGAGTTCGGCCGAGCCACGAGCACCACCCTGTCGATCTGGGGGAGGATCTGGACAATCGAAAGCTCGGGGGAAACCAGTGAGCGAAAGGCTTGGAGCAAGGCGAATCACGGTCGTCGACTGCGATTCCGACCTTATGCCCTCATTCGCACTGTCCGTGAATCCCGCACCCTGCACCAAATATGCGGAAGAACCCAATCAGGATGAGAGCGGCGCGTCAATCAAGATTGTCGCTGGAGTCGCATTGCCTCGCCTTAATTGTTACCGGATGCTGAGCCGTTGCCTCACGTAAATTGCTCCCCTGGATCGGGGACGAGCGGGGGCGCAGATGGGGCAGCTGAGCATGGCAACGCGGAAGGAACTGACGGCGGCGGCAGGTGTGCGTTATCGGCATTCGGATCGCGCGAAGAAGGCGCGAATATTAGACGAGTTCGTCGACATCACTGGGTTTCATCGCAAGCATGCGATGCGACTACTTCGAGGCCAGGAAGACGCACGCCCAGGCCGACGGCCGCGACGTCGGATCTATAATGAGGCAGAACACAACGCGCTCGTGCTCCTTTGGGAAGCGTCGGACCGGATCTGCGGGAAGCGGCTGAAGGCGTTAATGCCTGCGCTGATTGAGGCGATGGAACGGCATGGCCACCTCGATCTTGCCCCCGAGATCCGCGCCAAGCTTTTGGCGATGAGCGCTGCGACGATTGACCGCGTATTGGTGCCGATCCGAGAAAAATTGGGTCGCAAACGCCGGCGGCACACAGCGCATTCTCTGCGTCGCAGTGTTCCAATACGGACGTCGGCGGATTGGAACGATCCGGCGCCAGGATTCGTCGAGGCTGACCTTGTAGCGCATAGCGGACCATCTGCGCGCGGCAGCTTTATCCAGACCCTCGTGCTCACGGACATTGCTACCGGCTGGACAGAGTGCGCTCCCCTGATCGTGCGTGAACAGACGCTGTTGAGCACGGTGCTGACGGAATTGCGCAAACATTTGCCTTTTGCGCTGCTCGGCCTCGACACTGACAATGATACGGTGTTCATGAACGAGACGCTGAAAGGCTATTGCGAGGCAGCCAACATTGTCTTCACGCGTTGCCGTCCCTACCGGAAGAATGACCAGGCGTTCGTCGAGCAGAAGAACGGCGCGGTCGTGCGCAGGATGGTCGGCTATCGTCGGTTCGAAGGCCTGGAAGCGGCCGAGCTGCTGGCAGAACTCTATCGAGCAGCGCGGCTGTTCGTGAACTTCTTCCAACCCTCGTTCAAGCTGATAGCCAAGCAGCGCGACGGTGCTCGTGTGCGCAAGACATACAGCGCGCCGGAAACACCCCACCAGCGCCTGGCCGCCGACGCCCGCACGCCTGACGCAGTCCGCCACCATCTCCAAGAAATCTATGCCGCTCTCGATCCGGTCGCGTTGTTGCGCGACATCCGCGACGCCCAGGAGCGCCTCGCGGCCCTCGCGGATACCCAACCAATCGCCCATCCTGCTGCGGCATGGCAATCGACCGATCGCTTCCTGGCAAGCCTGCGAACGGCCTGGAAGGACGGAGCTATGCGACCGACGGATCGGCCAATCGTGAAGGCGAAAAGAGGCCGGCGTCGTCCCGACCCGCTCATTCGCGCAACGCCAGATTTGCGAAAATGGTTTGAAGCCGAGCCCTGGCGGACTGGCAGCGAACTGCTCTCCCGTCTACAGGTGGAATATCCTGGAGCCTACCCGAACAAGCTTCTTCGAACGCTTCAACGGCGGCTTAAATCCTGGCGCAGCGAGCAAGCGAATGCGCTGCTGTTCGCTCCTACGGAGAAAATGCCGCCAAGGTCAGAGGTCACGACAACGCAATGATGTACCGGCTGCCCGCGGAGGAGGCCGGGCGCTCCGAAACCCCGGCCATCTCCGCACCCGGCCTCCTCCTCAACCCAAGCCAAGAGCAAAATAAATGAGGCAACCGATCGGGCCCGGGAGCATCGATACGTGAGGCAATACGGAGTCTCACCCTGATCGCCGCCGCGCAGCGGCCTAGTCTTATACCGCTTGGCCGCGCTGTGCGCTTAAGTAGGCGGACCAACTGAGGTAAGGCCGCCTACAAACGCGCGGCATTTGCCGTTTCGACCCAAGCATTAAGTTCAATATTGAACCGTTACGTCCTGAGGTAGTTTACCCTCATCACCGGCCGAGGCTCTGCCCGTAGGCGTCGGTGGCTGAGAGACCGATAGCGCTCCCGCCTGCACAACAGGGACCGCGGCTATGGCCGAACAGCGCAACTATCGTCCTGACCAAATGTGGTTTGAAAAGCTCGCCGGTCAGGCACGCGAGCTAATCGAGCACTCGCTCAAACTCCTCAATGATCCAGTGCCGGATACGTTTGCGGGCCGAAAATCCCATGAGCCCTTTCCCCAAGAGGAAAGCAGATACGGGATCAACGATAGAAAATCGGACGTATCCTAAGACAGGGCCGGAACTTAGGCGCTGTAGTACAGCTTGCCGATGATCGATCCACTGTTCGCGCGCTCCCAGCTTGCTATCGCCGAAAGTCAAGCGTTGCGCATACAACGAAAAACGCTCGCCGATCAGCGGGACGCGCAGCTGGCAGATCTGCGGAAATCCATCCAGGACAGCGCCAGCGCGCGCGCAGAAATCAAGGCACATCGAGAAAATGGGGAGTAAGGCCGCTTCAGTTGTCGACCTTGCTCCTCTAAAGAGACGGCCCCAGCGAGGGGACTGGCGGGGGCCACTACTGATGCCCAGATGCAGTCGGGGGGCAGTGGCGGCATCTGAGCGTCCGATAAACAAGACTCGGCCACGTTCGTTCCTACGCCGTATAGAAAAGGCCCCAGCACCTTTGGGCAGCGAGCGTCCCAAAACTGGGACAGCTCCTTGGGTACCGCGAAAGCTGAACTTTCGTGACGATGCTGCAGCCAAGCAAAGACCTCTTCCCAGAGACAGCGGGGATCCTGCTTGCGAGGTCTAGAAACTTGTAGAATCATTCTGGGCCAAATCCCGACGCGGGACTGGCAAGTGGCCCCGACATCGGCCTCCGCAGGCCCCCAAGGTTGTCGGGGCCACTCCTATTTCGGACGGCCTGTCTTATGCGCGCAAAGAGGCCCCAGCGAGGGATTCAAGCTGGGGCCAAGGAAACCACTCAAACCAAGCGATCGCGAAACGTCGCGGTTGGAACTTTGTTCTCGAAAAGAAACGGTCCCAACGAGAAATACCGCTTCCGCGGTTCTCTCGGCTTTAGGGGTTGGTTCGTTTGTTCCAACGCTCGGCCGCCTGCCTAACGGTCGGCGCATTGGGACCGAAAGCTGAACATTTCTTGCAGACTACAAATTTTGGGTCAATGTCGCTGTGGATCCAAACTTCCGAACCGCCGCAGAAGGGACAGGGCCGCAACGGTTGTACAGAAATGGGGAATCCGCGCAGCGGATCGATAGCAGGGCTGCCGCTAGGCTTCCTAGGCATCTTAACACGAGCGTTTAGGTCAGCAGTTCTGGGCCGATGTCGACGACCTCGACGAAATGATGACCGACGTCGCTATTGAAGCCGATGAAGTCCCACTTCACGCCGTCGCCTTGGCAAGTAGCGCAACGCGCCGGCTGCCACTCGGGATGCTTCGTGCTTGAGCGCACAAGGACCCAATAAAAGCCACCTGCAGTCAAATGCGTGACATCGGTCATCGAATCATTTGCTGCGGCGCAGTGAGGCGCCGCGCCGATGCGAGTTGCCATGATTACCTGCACGCCAAAACCCACAGTTGGCCGCCTGGTTCCCGTTTCACGTTGCCCTATTTAATTCCCGGCGGCACGCTTCCTTAGCACGCTAGGCGTAGGTTTACGGCCGCCTCCGAACGCCCGAGCTTCTGACCAATCTCGCGCTGCGTCAGATCGGTTTCTCGCGCCAACTGCAATAACCTCTGCTCGTCCTCGTGGGACCATACCGGCATGGCCTCTCCGAATCTTTCGTCATCAGATGCCAAAGACGATTGCAGATTCGATTTTGGCCGTCTGTCCAATTTCATACTCGTATCTCCGATGATCCTGGTCCTCGTTGATAGGAACGATCGGCTTGGCGACGAGTCGGCTCACCGCCCCCAGCTTGTTCAGGCGCCCCCGACTGCTGGAGGAAAACCCGTATCGCTCGGGTTGGCGGCCCCCTGGTTGGGGCCGTTTTCAGTTCGCCGCGGAAGCCAGGTGGTGCTTGTCCAAAGTTGATCGTCACGATTCACATAGTTCAATGCCGACGCTCCATCCTTCGAGCTAATCGACGAAGCTCGTATTTCGCAGATGGTGGTTGCAGATGGAATTTATTGGACGCCCGATGCGGGGACGTTTCCTCGTTCGGCAGGGTGGCAACGGCTGGATGGTCTACGATAGCGAACTCAAAGGGCCGGCTCAGATAATGCGCAGATCATTTGCGTTGCCGGAAGTGGTGGTTGATGCTTCCAAACCGGTCCCGCCGACAGAATAGCTAGGTGCGCTGTCGGTAACGCCGGTTTCGTGCGTTCATCAAACGGTGTTTGGCGTGGATTCCACGCAATGATGTTCACCAGAGTTTGCACCCTAACGCCGGTCGGACAACTGGCGAGCGCAAAGGTCCGCAACGTCGTCCCGACAGTCGCGTTTATATCCAGCGCTGAACCAGGCCAGAAACATTTTCTACCTCGACATAGCTCTCGAATGCCGCTGCGAACTCGACCGTTTTCGATCGTTTTGTGATCTCCGGAAATCGCCCCGAGGGGATTTATGGAGATCTTCCGGTTCAGGTTCAGAGATTAAGTGGTCGCACAGCTGCGAGCGTTGGCCGAGGGCTAGCGGAGTCCTAATCGTTTCGGGACTGGAATTTAGCCCTTGCTAGCAGCTAGGGCTAATCGCCGTTGAGTTTACTTGGCTTTCGTCGACGTCACGACCGGCAGGCACGCGCCTCGATCGTCGCGATATCGGCATCGACCGGCAGCTGGATCGGATCCGTGGTGCGCTTGCCGCGGCCATCGCCATTGCGGCGGCCGTTCTCGTCAAGTGCGGTCAATCGCGCCGATCTCCTCGAGCCAGGCAAGCCGCCGGCGGACCGTATCCTGCGATAGGTCGCAATCCGCCGCCAGCGACGGGATACCGACCCAGCACATGCCGTCGCCCTCGACATACTCCCCGAGCGCGCGAAGCACGCTTTTTGCGGGAGAAATGAATTCGCGCGCGAGAGTTTCCTCTCGCGCAGCGAGCGACGTATCGCGGGAATTGACAGAAGGCCCGGCCGGAACCGCGCCTTCTCCTCGTCACCAGCCGTACCAGTAGG
This Bradyrhizobium sp. CCBAU 53421 DNA region includes the following protein-coding sequences:
- a CDS encoding ISNCY family transposase encodes the protein MGQLSMATRKELTAAAGVRYRHSDRAKKARILDEFVDITGFHRKHAMRLLRGQEDARPGRRPRRRIYNEAEHNALVLLWEASDRICGKRLKALMPALIEAMERHGHLDLAPEIRAKLLAMSAATIDRVLVPIREKLGRKRRRHTAHSLRRSVPIRTSADWNDPAPGFVEADLVAHSGPSARGSFIQTLVLTDIATGWTECAPLIVREQTLLSTVLTELRKHLPFALLGLDTDNDTVFMNETLKGYCEAANIVFTRCRPYRKNDQAFVEQKNGAVVRRMVGYRRFEGLEAAELLAELYRAARLFVNFFQPSFKLIAKQRDGARVRKTYSAPETPHQRLAADARTPDAVRHHLQEIYAALDPVALLRDIRDAQERLAALADTQPIAHPAAAWQSTDRFLASLRTAWKDGAMRPTDRPIVKAKRGRRRPDPLIRATPDLRKWFEAEPWRTGSELLSRLQVEYPGAYPNKLLRTLQRRLKSWRSEQANALLFAPTEKMPPRSEVTTTQ
- a CDS encoding helix-turn-helix domain-containing protein; translated protein: MLRALGEYVEGDGMCWVGIPSLAADCDLSQDTVRRRLAWLEEIGAIDRT
- a CDS encoding Lar family restriction alleviation protein; its protein translation is MPRKPSGSPAIDPLRGFPISVQPLRPCPFCGGSEVWIHSDIDPKFVVCKKCSAFGPNAPTVRQAAERWNKRTNP
- a CDS encoding ISL3 family transposase, whose amino-acid sequence is MLQAFRSLVSPELSIVQILPQIDRVVLVARPNSAVSLCPCCGCQTDRVHSHYVRRLADLPWQGRVVEIRLHARLFRCANPQCPRRIFTERLPATARPKARRTTRLGESQLAIGFAVGGEPGSRLSRKLAMPVSGDTLLRMIHLAPLPDFVAPSVVGIDDWAWRRGQRYGTIICDLERNCVLDLLPDRNADSVANWLKRWPGIKVVARDRAGLYADGARCGAPDAVQVADRWHLLNSLGEALRHAVARHRHNVAAAVQIMASAQRAQTVRPPPGLAQLRADRKSARRERWDEICRLREKGFPTSRIAQLLGVDRRTVQRWLAAGGEPEHSRPHRPSHLLAPFEAWLEGRWVSGCQVGQQLWRELQQQGYAGSRVTVARWAADRRAQDAAGAAQSHSTWKAPTRRRCAWYLSQDPDQIDAEAKLFLGHLFAQAPELATAAELAKQFVSLLSGSDIVALDEWITQAANSELRSFANGIARDIDAVRAAITTSWTTSPVEGQISRIKAIKRQMYGRASYPLLRRRVLLAA
- a CDS encoding sigma factor-like helix-turn-helix DNA-binding protein, which gives rise to MKLDRRPKSNLQSSLASDDERFGEAMPVWSHEDEQRLLQLARETDLTQREIGQKLGRSEAAVNLRLAC